In the Sphingobacterium sp. PCS056 genome, ATTAATAATTGATTATTAACCATCTAAACGCATTAAGAAATTGAAATGCTACAAATAATTTTTCCTTTTGAAGAGAATTTTTAATTTATCGAAATTAAAAATAATAATGGCAGTGAAAATCAGAGTATATGCCCAGTATTTATATGGATCTACCTGTTCTTGAAAATAGGTAACAGCTAGTGTAAATGCAATGATTGGGTTGATGTATAACATGATGCCAAGTGTCGAAGAAGATATTTTCTTTAACGCATACATGCTTGAAAATAATGGTATTATGGTAAATAGTAATGCTATGATTAATATAATGCTCCAGAATGTGCCTTCTTGAGGTATTGGACTTTGATCCATTATCATTTGGGGTATAATAAATAAAGTACACATGGCTAGTTGTATCGCTAGCATATTGAGTTTGTCAAAACCTTGTATGATACGCTGTAAGACCAGATAGAAGGCATATAGTGAACCAATCGTTAAGGACCATAATACTTCTGTCAGAGACCCCGTTGCTAGCATGAATACGCCAGTTGTAGCAATAATTAAAGATAGTTTTTGAGTGGTATTTAAGTTTTCTTTTAAAATGAAATAACCACCTGCAGTAGTAATCAATGGGCATAGAATATAAGCGAACGCACCCGCTTGTACGCTAATACTGTTGATGCAATAGATATAGGTGTACCAATTTGCAAATAGTAGAATAGCTGATGCAAGTGTAAGATAAACGATTTTAATTCTTTTATTCTTAGGAAGTAGTTGAAAACTGCGATAGTCTTTTTTAAGATCTTTTTTTCTGAAAATAAAGTTGAAGAGCCAAAGAAGTGAAACGGCTAATATGATGCGGTAATGCAGAATATCCTCTGCTGACCAATTTTTTAACAAGCGAATAGGGATAGCCATAAATCCCCAAATTAAAGGACCTAAAAAAGCCGCTAAGAAATACTTTCCGCGGCCTTCAGTATCTTGTTCTTTGGTTATCATTAATCTTTCCAAGCAATCACGGAAATTTCTACATTTACATTTTTTGGTAGTGTCTTAACAGCAACACATTCACGTGCCGGTTGTACAGTGGTGAAATATTGTGCATATACTTCATTGACTGTCGCGAAGTCATCCATATTGCTTAAGAAAATGGATGCTTTAACAACATCTTCAAATCCATAACCTGCGTTTTTTAAAATAGCATCTACATTTTTTAAAACTTGATGAGCTTCATCTGCAACTCCTGTTGTGATTAATTCCATCGTTTCCGGAACTAAAGGAATCTGTCCAGATACATATAATGTTTTATCGGCTTTTATTGCCTGGTTGTATGGACCGATTGCTGCGGGTGCTTTTTCTGTATTTAAAATAATTTTTTGAGACATATGTTGGTATTTATGATGCAAGGAATATTTTATAGATCAACGCTAATATAAAAACACTGATAGCTATGGCATTGATGATATGCATAGCTTTTAGATTGCCGTTGGTGGGGCGATTGGGGTCTTTTTTTCTAAAAAAGTACATGGAACGAAGTTACGCTTGTAAATTGATAATCGCAATGATTATCTTTAAACAATCAAAAATAAAAGATAATGAATAAACTTGCTATAGTTGGTGGCAAAATCTTCTCAGATTATGATCTGATTGAACACAAAGCTCTACTCGTTGAAAATGGAATAATTACAGCTATCGTAGATCCAAAAGAAATTCCAACTGATTGGGAGCAATTGGACGTCAAAGGTGCGAATATTTGTGCTGGTTTAATTGATTTACAATTATATGGCGATGGCGATGACTTGTTTTCCGCTGAATTGACAGCAGCGTCTTTGCAGCGAATTTCGGATGGACTAGTTCGTAAGGGAACGACTTCTTATATGATGACTTTGGCAACAAATACATTTCATGTTTTTCAACAGGCTATTCAAGTTGCTGGTCATTTTAAGCATGACGCATTATTGGGATTACATTTGGAGGGACCATTTCTGAATAGTAAAAAGCGTGGTGCCCACCCTGCTGAATTGATTGTAAAACCTACGAAAGAGAATATCAAAGAACTGCTAGGCGATCATCCTTCTGTCGTGAAAATGATGACCATTGCTCCAGAGTGTATAGATGACGATGTGCTTGAATATTTACAATCTTATGGACTTTTGTTAAGCGCAGGTCATAGTGATGCTACATGTAAGGAAGGCACGAAGGGATTCGATCTAGGTATTCTTACAGGAACTCATTTATTCAATGCGATGTCAGCTTTGCACCATCGAGAGGTGGGAATGGTAGGAGCAATCTTTAATCATCCTACAGTATGCTCTAGTATTATTTTAGATGGGCATCATGTGAGTTTTGAAGCTGTTAAAATTGCAAAAAAACAGATGGGTGAACGTTTATTTTTAATTACAGATGCTGTAGCAGCTTGTTCGAAAGGGATCTATCAGCATGTCTTGAATGATGGTTACTATTCGCTGCCAGATGGTACGATATCAGGTGCTGCTGTCTCTTTATTTGAGTCGGTTAGAAATGCTGTACAGCAAGTCGGTATCCCATTGGATGAAGCAATCCGTATGGCGACTACATATCCTGCTCGATTGTTGAAGCGAACAGATATTGGTAATCTAAATCTGGGTAGTATTGCTAATCTTTTAATCTTCTCTGCGGATTATAAACTTCAGGAAGTGTTGGTTAAAGGAAAGTTAATATCGAAGTAGTTCTGTCGATACAAAATCATAATCCGTACATTTGTAGCTTATTTTGAAACAACACATTAACATTTTTGAATGAAACATCACTTATTAATACTATCAGTTGCTTTATTTTTATTTTCATGTTCTTCCAAAAAGAATAGAAAACAAGAGCAGGTAAAGGGTACTACTGAAGTTAAATTGCAACATCCGGATGCAAAAGATAAGCCTCAACGTGAGAAAGTAAAAAATAATATTGAAGATAAAAAGGCTGAAGAGAAAAAAGAGGTTGTAGTTGAGCTTCCTGAAGTGCAACGTGAATTTCGTGCTGCATGGATCGCTACTGTAGCGAATATCAATTGGCCAAGTAAGAATTTCTTGTCTACTGATGAACAAAAGCAAGAGGCTATCCAAATCTTGGATTTTTTGAAGAATAACAATTTTAATGCAGCTATTTTTCAGGTTCGTCCATCATCTGATGCTTTGTATCAAAGTGATTTGGAACCTTGGTCTTATTTCCTAACAGGAGAACAAGGAAAAGCTCCTTTTCCATATTATGATCCATTAGAATTTTGGGTTGAAGAGGCACATAAAAGAGGTATTGAGTTACATGTTTGGTTAAATCCATATCGTGCGCACCATACTTCCGGAGGTAAGCTGACAGAATCTTCCATGGCTAAAAAGATGGGTAATTCTGTCGTTCGCTTGAAACAGGGATGGTATTGGTTTGACCCATCGAAACAATCAACGCAAGATCATGCATCACGTGTTGTGATGGATATTGTAAAACGTTATAATATTGATGGGGTACACTTTGACGATTATTTCTATCCTTACGCAGAATATAACGGTGGTCAAGATTTTCCTGATAGTGATAGTTGGAATGAATATAAGAAAAGTGGTGGTACATTGACACGTGCTGATTGGAGAAGAAATAGTGTGAATACATTTGTAGAACGTATTTATAAAGAAATTAAAGCAGAGAAAAATTTTGTGAAATTTGGTATCAGTCCTTTTGGAATTTGGAAGCCAGGTTATCCAGCAGGTATTCAAGGGTCAAGTCAATATGATCAATTGTATGCGGATGCAAAATTATGGCTGAATAAAGGTTGGGTGGATTACTATACGCCACAATTATATTGGCCTATTCAGCCGGCCAAACAGAGTTTTACGACTTTGCTAAAATGGTGGGAGAGTGAAAATACGATGCGCAGGCATTTGTGGCCCGGCATTAATACTGTGGGTAAACGTACGGCAGAATATTCTACTGAGATCGTCAATCAAATTGCGGCAATGCGCAACATTGTTCCGGATAGCAAAGGTATTGTTCATTGGAGTTTAGCAGGTTTGACCAAAAATCCTAGTATGGCAAAAGCTATTTTTGAAGGTCCATACCAAAATAAGGTGTTGATTCCTAGGACACCTTGGCTGAATGCAAATCCGATGTTGAAACCAACTTTGTTGTTGACTTCAGAGAAAGATTTTATGTTTGCAAAATGGCAACACAAGCAGATTGACCAAGTGTTTCATTGGGTTCTTTATACCAATTATGGAGGAGAATGGTCTTATGATATTCTAGATCCATCGGTAACAGCTCGAGAGCTTCCGAAAACTAAGAATGGCAAAAAGCTGCAATATGTTGCGGTTAAAGCGGTGGATAGATTGAGTAATGAAAGTCCATATATTGCTGAAAAGACTAAGTAATCTAAAAAATATTAAAAAAAGGGTTATCCAACTTGGATAACCCTTTTTTTGTAAAGTATGATTTTGGTCGATCATGTCGTCTATGAATGGAAGTCATGGATGTAATTGCTTGAGCGCGATCGATTAGGAATTGATTTTTTTCTAAAGTATATTTAATTATATGGAAGAAATTTATAAAAAAGCTGGTGAATCTGTTATACGGATGTCTCAGTTAATGTTACCCTCCAATGCTAATTTTGGAGGTAAAATTCATGGAGGATATGTGCTTTCTTTGATGGATCAAATAGCTTTTGCTGTGGCCTCAAAGTTTTCTGGACATTATTGTGTGACAGCATCGGTGGGAAAAGTTAATTTTTTAAAACCGATTGAAGTCGGGGAATTGATTACGCTCATAGCTTCGGTCAATTATGTTGGCAATACTTCTATGGAAGTCGGTATTCGTGTTGAATCCATGAATATTCAATCTGGTGAAATAAAGCATTGCAACTCTTCTTATTTTACAATGGTGGCAAAAGATGAGCATGGAAATTCTGTTCGTGTTCCGCGTTTGATATTATCGAATGAAAAAGAGGTGTTTCGGTTTTATAAAAGTATCATTAAAATTGAGATCGATAAAGAAAGGGAGCGCGCAATACTTGATTTGGAATCTGATTCGGAGGAACAGTTAAATTATATCAGGGAACGCTATGATGTTAAGATCACGTTGTGATGATTTTTCTTTTTTATGTTCAAATTGTGCGTATTTCTGCATTTTGTTTTTTTAATTTTTGCTCGATTTAATCGATTGTGTTACAAAGAGATGATTTAGGGTTGTGTTTTAAGGCATATTATTAAAATAATTACGCATAATCTTGCAAAGCTTGGAACCTTTTTATACTATTGTAGTGTAATGATCGTAAACCAGTCGGGGAAAACCACCCGATTTTAACAATTGCAACTAACTAAATTATTATTATGAATAAAAAATTACTCTTATTCTGTTCGGGAGTGATGTTATCTACCAGCTTGTGGGCGCAAACGAAAACTATTTCGGGCAAAGTGACCAATGCATCTGATGGAACATCCCTGTCGAATGTGACTGTCAGTATTAAAGGTAAAGCAGTCAGTACACAAACTAATCCAGATGGAAGTTTTACAATAAAAGCTGAACCTGGAGACGTCCTCATCTTTAGTGCTATTGGTTCTAAGTCAACACAGCAAACCATTGGTTCTAGTTCTACCATCAATATTGCGCTTTCTGGAAGTGAAGAAGCCTTGGGCGAGGTAGTTGTCACAGCTATGGGGATAAAGCAGCAGGCTAGAAGCCTAGGTTTCGCAGTTCAAAATGTGAGCTCGAAAGAAATATCTGAATCTAACCAGGCAAATGTCGTTAATGCCATTCAGGGAAAGGTGGCGGGGGTACAGGTTACAAATTCAGGTGGATCACCTGGTGCATCTGCTAATATTATGATTCGTGGGGGGAGCTCGTTAAGTGGAAATAATCAACCTTTATTTGTTGTAGATGGGATACCTATTGATAATACTACTCCTGTCTCTCAGGGCGGGTTGGGGGCTGGTACCGCACCAGCTTCTAATCGTGGGGTAGATATTAATCCTGAAGATATTGCAAGTATTTCGATATTAAAGGGGCCCGCGGCAGCGGCTCTTTATGGTATAAGAGCTGCTAGCGGAGCTGTCGTAATCACAACAAAAAAAGGATCTTCAGGAAAAGGTGTAATCACTTACGGAACAACTTTTTCTATTGATAATGTAAATAAGTTGCCCAAATTACAGTCAATTTATAAACAGGGACTCCAAGGCAAATATGACCCGCAAAGCTATTTGTCTTGGGGGCCACAATTTGATCAGTCAGATAAGATTTATGATAACTTAGGTGAATTCTTTCAAACGTCAGTTTCTCAAGTGCACGATTTGACAGCAGGAGGAAGTACAGAAAGATCATCTTTTTATGCTTCTGCTTCTTTGTTGGATCAGAATGGAATTGTCAAAAATATGGATTTCGACAGAAAATCATTTCGGTTAAACGCTGATCACAAGATGCTTGATAACTTGAAAATTGGGGCGAATATGAACTATATAAATTCTGGAAGAACATATTTTTCTCAAGGGAGTGCTAATGGTGTTATGGGGGCAATATACTGGCCACTGAATGTTGATATGAAAGATTATGTCAATGATGATGGAACCCAAAAATTATTAAGTCAGAATTCGGACGGTGCTGTAGATAACGCTTATTGGACAATAAATAAGAAACCAATAACAAATAAAGTGAACCGTTTTATGGCAGTTGGCGATGTTTCGTATGATCCACTAAGCTGGTTGAATTTAACTTATCGTATAGGTACAGATTATTATACTGAGAATTTCCAGAGCGTAACTGCTCCTACTTCCCAAACAAGTGTAACAGGTTATTTAGCTGAATCGACAGCTACTAATCAAATTACGACTTCAACGTTTTTGGCAAATGCGAAGCGTAGTTATGGTGATTTCAACTTTAATTTGACAGTAGGACATAATTTGGAATCCACCTATAGACAAACAACCACTTCAACAGCTATTAATTTTATTGATCCAGATTTTGTCGGAATTAATAATAGTATCCAGAGCGATCGTACGGTTTCTAAATCTATCAATCGAAGAAGAATAATGGGGGTCTTTGGAGATCTAAATATGGATTGGAAGAATATTGTTTATTTGAACTTTAGAGGTAGAAACGATTGGTCATCTACTTTGCCAAAGTCGAATAATTCATTTTTCTATCCTTCTATTAGTACATCTGTTGTGCTTACTGATCTTGTTAAAGAAATTAACGGAAGTGAATCTACGGGTGTTTTATCTTATGCAAAGGTTCGTGGAGCCTGGGCCCAGGTTGGAAAAGATGCTCCTGCTCACGTTTTACAAACGACTTTGGGGACTTATATAAATGATTTTACAATAAATCCTAGGGGATTCATTACGAATATTACAGATTATTTTGGTAATCCTAATTTGAAACCAGAGTTCACAAACTCTTATGAAGTAGGAGCAGATTTGAGATTTATAAATAATCGTGTGGGAATTGATGTAACTTGGTATAAAACTAAATCTGATGATCAGATTTTAGGTACAAGGACGCCGCCGTCTTCAGGTTCATTTCTCGCTTATCTCAATGGTGGAGCAATAGAAAACAAAGGATGGGAGGGTATAATCAATATTCAGGCAATAAAAAAAGAAAATTTTCAATGGTCTTTTGATTTAAATTTTAGCGCAAATAGGGCTAAAGTCTTGAGTTTGCCCGGTAGTTTGGACCGAGTAGAGTTGTCTGACGCCTGGGTGACGGATAATGCCGCGCAGGCTGCAGCTTTTTTGAATGGTACAGTCTTTGGCATAAATGGTAATGTCTGGAAAACTAATGATCAGGGGCAGTATTTATTAGATAATAATGGTCGTCCTCAAATTGCATCTTCTATGCAATTGGTTGGAGATCGTAATCCCGATTGGATAGCGGGAATTACAAATACATTTAAGTATAAAGATTTTGGTTTGTCGTTTATGTGGGATTTCCGTCAAGGAGGTGATGTTTTTAATGCAACTGCTTATACTTTAGTGAATTCTGGTTTGAGTCCATTGACTCAAAATCGAGGAAATATTGTGATTCCAGGAATAATAGAGTCTACTGGGCAAATTAATAATTTGGAGATTCCAATGAACCAGGATTATTATCAGACCTTATATGCAAAAAATTCCAAAAATTTTGTTGAAGATGGTAGTTGGGTGCGTTTGCGTTACGTCAGTTTAAATTATAAAGCTCCA is a window encoding:
- a CDS encoding EamA family transporter; protein product: MITKEQDTEGRGKYFLAAFLGPLIWGFMAIPIRLLKNWSAEDILHYRIILAVSLLWLFNFIFRKKDLKKDYRSFQLLPKNKRIKIVYLTLASAILLFANWYTYIYCINSISVQAGAFAYILCPLITTAGGYFILKENLNTTQKLSLIIATTGVFMLATGSLTEVLWSLTIGSLYAFYLVLQRIIQGFDKLNMLAIQLAMCTLFIIPQMIMDQSPIPQEGTFWSIILIIALLFTIIPLFSSMYALKKISSSTLGIMLYINPIIAFTLAVTYFQEQVDPYKYWAYTLIFTAIIIFNFDKLKILFKRKNYL
- a CDS encoding RidA family protein, coding for MSQKIILNTEKAPAAIGPYNQAIKADKTLYVSGQIPLVPETMELITTGVADEAHQVLKNVDAILKNAGYGFEDVVKASIFLSNMDDFATVNEVYAQYFTTVQPARECVAVKTLPKNVNVEISVIAWKD
- a CDS encoding DUF6728 family protein — encoded protein: MYFFRKKDPNRPTNGNLKAMHIINAIAISVFILALIYKIFLAS
- the nagA gene encoding N-acetylglucosamine-6-phosphate deacetylase gives rise to the protein MNKLAIVGGKIFSDYDLIEHKALLVENGIITAIVDPKEIPTDWEQLDVKGANICAGLIDLQLYGDGDDLFSAELTAASLQRISDGLVRKGTTSYMMTLATNTFHVFQQAIQVAGHFKHDALLGLHLEGPFLNSKKRGAHPAELIVKPTKENIKELLGDHPSVVKMMTIAPECIDDDVLEYLQSYGLLLSAGHSDATCKEGTKGFDLGILTGTHLFNAMSALHHREVGMVGAIFNHPTVCSSIILDGHHVSFEAVKIAKKQMGERLFLITDAVAACSKGIYQHVLNDGYYSLPDGTISGAAVSLFESVRNAVQQVGIPLDEAIRMATTYPARLLKRTDIGNLNLGSIANLLIFSADYKLQEVLVKGKLISK
- a CDS encoding glycoside hydrolase family 10 protein; the protein is MKHHLLILSVALFLFSCSSKKNRKQEQVKGTTEVKLQHPDAKDKPQREKVKNNIEDKKAEEKKEVVVELPEVQREFRAAWIATVANINWPSKNFLSTDEQKQEAIQILDFLKNNNFNAAIFQVRPSSDALYQSDLEPWSYFLTGEQGKAPFPYYDPLEFWVEEAHKRGIELHVWLNPYRAHHTSGGKLTESSMAKKMGNSVVRLKQGWYWFDPSKQSTQDHASRVVMDIVKRYNIDGVHFDDYFYPYAEYNGGQDFPDSDSWNEYKKSGGTLTRADWRRNSVNTFVERIYKEIKAEKNFVKFGISPFGIWKPGYPAGIQGSSQYDQLYADAKLWLNKGWVDYYTPQLYWPIQPAKQSFTTLLKWWESENTMRRHLWPGINTVGKRTAEYSTEIVNQIAAMRNIVPDSKGIVHWSLAGLTKNPSMAKAIFEGPYQNKVLIPRTPWLNANPMLKPTLLLTSEKDFMFAKWQHKQIDQVFHWVLYTNYGGEWSYDILDPSVTARELPKTKNGKKLQYVAVKAVDRLSNESPYIAEKTK
- a CDS encoding acyl-CoA thioesterase; translation: MEEIYKKAGESVIRMSQLMLPSNANFGGKIHGGYVLSLMDQIAFAVASKFSGHYCVTASVGKVNFLKPIEVGELITLIASVNYVGNTSMEVGIRVESMNIQSGEIKHCNSSYFTMVAKDEHGNSVRVPRLILSNEKEVFRFYKSIIKIEIDKERERAILDLESDSEEQLNYIRERYDVKITL
- a CDS encoding SusC/RagA family TonB-linked outer membrane protein: MNKKLLLFCSGVMLSTSLWAQTKTISGKVTNASDGTSLSNVTVSIKGKAVSTQTNPDGSFTIKAEPGDVLIFSAIGSKSTQQTIGSSSTINIALSGSEEALGEVVVTAMGIKQQARSLGFAVQNVSSKEISESNQANVVNAIQGKVAGVQVTNSGGSPGASANIMIRGGSSLSGNNQPLFVVDGIPIDNTTPVSQGGLGAGTAPASNRGVDINPEDIASISILKGPAAAALYGIRAASGAVVITTKKGSSGKGVITYGTTFSIDNVNKLPKLQSIYKQGLQGKYDPQSYLSWGPQFDQSDKIYDNLGEFFQTSVSQVHDLTAGGSTERSSFYASASLLDQNGIVKNMDFDRKSFRLNADHKMLDNLKIGANMNYINSGRTYFSQGSANGVMGAIYWPLNVDMKDYVNDDGTQKLLSQNSDGAVDNAYWTINKKPITNKVNRFMAVGDVSYDPLSWLNLTYRIGTDYYTENFQSVTAPTSQTSVTGYLAESTATNQITTSTFLANAKRSYGDFNFNLTVGHNLESTYRQTTTSTAINFIDPDFVGINNSIQSDRTVSKSINRRRIMGVFGDLNMDWKNIVYLNFRGRNDWSSTLPKSNNSFFYPSISTSVVLTDLVKEINGSESTGVLSYAKVRGAWAQVGKDAPAHVLQTTLGTYINDFTINPRGFITNITDYFGNPNLKPEFTNSYEVGADLRFINNRVGIDVTWYKTKSDDQILGTRTPPSSGSFLAYLNGGAIENKGWEGIINIQAIKKENFQWSFDLNFSANRAKVLSLPGSLDRVELSDAWVTDNAAQAAAFLNGTVFGINGNVWKTNDQGQYLLDNNGRPQIASSMQLVGDRNPDWIAGITNTFKYKDFGLSFMWDFRQGGDVFNATAYTLVNSGLSPLTQNRGNIVIPGIIESTGQINNLEIPMNQDYYQTLYAKNSKNFVEDGSWVRLRYVSLNYKAPSSLVKKLRLQNLQFTLTGRNLLLFTDYSGVDPEVSGSGAGVGGSGSFGFDNLGVPATRGIDLGLKFSF